Proteins encoded by one window of Lathyrus oleraceus cultivar Zhongwan6 chromosome 1, CAAS_Psat_ZW6_1.0, whole genome shotgun sequence:
- the LOC127081548 gene encoding auxin response factor 3 isoform X2 — MGLIDLNTTEDDETPYSAISSSSSSTHSGISTSASAMVLPPPTPPSPPTQPSVCLELWHACAGPLISLPKKGSIVVYVPQGHFEQAHDFPVSASSIPPHVFCRVLDVKLHAEEGSDEVYCQVLLVPENQQVEQNVREGVIDADAEEEDTEAIVKSTTPHMFCKTLTASDTSTHGGFSVPRRAAEDCFPPLDYSQQRPSQELVAKDLHGLEWRFRHIYRGQPRRHLLTTGWSAFVNKKKLVSGDAVLFLRGDDGELRLGIRRAVQLKSSGSFAASGMQLDPGSLMDVVNALSKRSAFSVCYNPSSSDFIIPVNKFVKSLDCSYSAGMRFRMRFETEDAAERRFTGLIAGISDVDPHRWPGSKWKCLLVRWDDIEASRHNRVSPWEIEPSGSASSTSNLMAASLKRSRIGFTSSKLEFPVPNGIGVSDFGESLRFRKVLQGQEIMGINTPYDSINAQSPRLYELGRCYPGSNCSGIAATGNIRMPQASSDFPCNGIGFGESFRFQKVLQGQEILPCPPPYGRSSFDESRGNGFLGRYDGYQLLGSRNGWPAQMHDNSSHLHASVTAGQVSSPSSVLMFQQAVNPVSNSRYDNPNRSQGSYISELKNGMFASSLLDKPIQESTNSLGVQNFLNNNQLDISRSRDSASALRGNQDMNSTYKSGCRLFGFSLTDDTYVANKEAAVASTITSQFNKDYEGG; from the exons ATGGGGTTAATCGATCTCAACACTACAGAAGATGATGAAACTCCTTATTCTGCTatttcttcttcctcttcttctaCTCACTCTGGTATAAGCACTTCTGCTTCAGCTATGGTTCTTCCTCCTCCGACTCCTCCTTCTCCTCCGACTCAGCCTTCTGTTTGTTTGGAGCTATGGCATGCTTGTGCTGGTCCTTTGATCTCTTTGCCCAAGAAAGGAAGCATTGTTGTGTATGTTCCACAGGGTCACTTTGAACAGGCTCATGATTTTCCTGTTTCTGCTTCTAGTATTCCACCTCATGTTTTCTGTCGTGTTCTTGATGTTAAGCTCCAT GCAGAGGAAGGGAGTGATGAAGTCTATTGCCAAGTCTTGTTGGTTCCTGAAAATCAG CAAGTGGAGCAAAATGTTCGGGAAGGGGTAATCGATGCGGATGCGGAAGAGGAGGATACTGAAGCTATTGTGAAGTCAACAACTCCCCATATGTTCTGCAAGACTCTCACAGCTTCTGACACTAGCACTCATGGAGGATTCTCGGTGCCTCGTCGAGCAGCCGAAGATTGCTTTCCTCCCCTG GATTACAGCCAGCAGAGACCTTCTCAAGAGCTTGTAGCTAAGGATCTGCATGGCCTGGAGTGGAGGTTTCGGCACATTTACAGGG GGCAGCCAAGGAGGCATTTGCTGACAACTGGGTGGAGTGCATTTGTGAACAAGAAGAAGCTTGTGTCTGGGGATGCTGTGTTGTTTCTTAG GGGTGATGATGGAGAACTGAGATTAGGGATCCGAAGGGCTGTTCAGTTGAAAAGTTCTGGTTCCTTTGCAGCTTCTGGCATGCAATTGGATCCGGGCTCTCTCATGGACGTTGTGAATGCCTTATCCAAAAGATCTGCGTTCAGTGTTTGCTACAATCCAAG TTCTTCAGATTTCATCATACCTGTTAACAAGTTCGTAAAGAGCCTTGATTGTTCTTACTCTGCTGGAATGAGGTTCAGGATGCGTTTTGAAACTGAAGATGCTGCAGAACGAAG ATTCACTGGATTAATTGCTGGAATAAGTGATGTGGATCCTCATAGATGGCCTGGATCTAAATGGAAATGCCTATTG GTGAGGTGGGATGACATAGAAGCATCAAGGCATAATAGGGTTTCCCCTTGGGAAATCGAGCCATCTGGTTCTGCTTCCTCTACCAGTAACCTGATGGCAGCAAGTTTGAAGAGGAGCAGGATTGGATTCACTTCGTCCAAGCTAGAATTTCCAGTTCCCA ATGGGATTGGTGTGTCAGACTTTGGGGAATCATTGAGGTTCCGAAAGGTCTTGCAAGGTCAAGAAATTATGGGCATTAATACTCCCTATGACAGTATTAATGCTCAGAGTCCCCGGTTATACGAGCTAGGGAGATGTTATCCCGGTTCAAACTGTTCCGGGATTGCCGCAACAGGAAATATCAGAATGCCACAAGCATCTTCTGATTTTCCCTGTAATGGCATAGGCTTTGGTGAATCTTTCCGATTCCAAAAGGTCTTGCAAGGTCAAGAAATTCTTCCGTGTCCACCACCCTACGGTCGATCCTCGTTTGACGAGTCCCGTGGAAATGGTTTCCTTGGACGCTACGATGGTTATCAACTGCTCGGTTCAAGAAACGGATGGCCAGCACAGATGCATGACAATTCTTCACATTTGCACGCGTCTGTTACAGCTGGACAAGTTTCATCTCCATCATCTGTTTTAATGTTCCAGCAGGCTGTTAATCCAGTTTCAAACTCTCGTTATGATAATCCTAATCGCAGTCAGGGTTCATACATATCTGAACTGAAAAATGGAATGTTCGCATCTTCCTTACTCGACAAGCCTATTCAGGAAAGCACAAATTCTCTCGGCGTACAGAATTTTCTTAATAACAATCAGTTGGATATTTCAAGGTCTCGTGATTCAGCCTCGGCACTAAGAGGCAATCAAGATATGAATTCGACATATAAAAGTGGCTGCAGACTCTTTGGATTTTCATTAACCGACGACACATATGTTGCAAATAAAGAAGCTGCTGTTGCCTCTACCATCACTTCTCAATTCAATAAGGACTACGAAGGCGGTTGA
- the LOC127081548 gene encoding auxin response factor 3 isoform X1 → MGLIDLNTTEDDETPYSAISSSSSSTHSGISTSASAMVLPPPTPPSPPTQPSVCLELWHACAGPLISLPKKGSIVVYVPQGHFEQAHDFPVSASSIPPHVFCRVLDVKLHAEEGSDEVYCQVLLVPENQQVEQNVREGVIDADAEEEDTEAIVKSTTPHMFCKTLTASDTSTHGGFSVPRRAAEDCFPPLDYSQQRPSQELVAKDLHGLEWRFRHIYRGQPRRHLLTTGWSAFVNKKKLVSGDAVLFLRGDDGELRLGIRRAVQLKSSGSFAASGMQLDPGSLMDVVNALSKRSAFSVCYNPRVSSSDFIIPVNKFVKSLDCSYSAGMRFRMRFETEDAAERRFTGLIAGISDVDPHRWPGSKWKCLLVRWDDIEASRHNRVSPWEIEPSGSASSTSNLMAASLKRSRIGFTSSKLEFPVPNGIGVSDFGESLRFRKVLQGQEIMGINTPYDSINAQSPRLYELGRCYPGSNCSGIAATGNIRMPQASSDFPCNGIGFGESFRFQKVLQGQEILPCPPPYGRSSFDESRGNGFLGRYDGYQLLGSRNGWPAQMHDNSSHLHASVTAGQVSSPSSVLMFQQAVNPVSNSRYDNPNRSQGSYISELKNGMFASSLLDKPIQESTNSLGVQNFLNNNQLDISRSRDSASALRGNQDMNSTYKSGCRLFGFSLTDDTYVANKEAAVASTITSQFNKDYEGG, encoded by the exons ATGGGGTTAATCGATCTCAACACTACAGAAGATGATGAAACTCCTTATTCTGCTatttcttcttcctcttcttctaCTCACTCTGGTATAAGCACTTCTGCTTCAGCTATGGTTCTTCCTCCTCCGACTCCTCCTTCTCCTCCGACTCAGCCTTCTGTTTGTTTGGAGCTATGGCATGCTTGTGCTGGTCCTTTGATCTCTTTGCCCAAGAAAGGAAGCATTGTTGTGTATGTTCCACAGGGTCACTTTGAACAGGCTCATGATTTTCCTGTTTCTGCTTCTAGTATTCCACCTCATGTTTTCTGTCGTGTTCTTGATGTTAAGCTCCAT GCAGAGGAAGGGAGTGATGAAGTCTATTGCCAAGTCTTGTTGGTTCCTGAAAATCAG CAAGTGGAGCAAAATGTTCGGGAAGGGGTAATCGATGCGGATGCGGAAGAGGAGGATACTGAAGCTATTGTGAAGTCAACAACTCCCCATATGTTCTGCAAGACTCTCACAGCTTCTGACACTAGCACTCATGGAGGATTCTCGGTGCCTCGTCGAGCAGCCGAAGATTGCTTTCCTCCCCTG GATTACAGCCAGCAGAGACCTTCTCAAGAGCTTGTAGCTAAGGATCTGCATGGCCTGGAGTGGAGGTTTCGGCACATTTACAGGG GGCAGCCAAGGAGGCATTTGCTGACAACTGGGTGGAGTGCATTTGTGAACAAGAAGAAGCTTGTGTCTGGGGATGCTGTGTTGTTTCTTAG GGGTGATGATGGAGAACTGAGATTAGGGATCCGAAGGGCTGTTCAGTTGAAAAGTTCTGGTTCCTTTGCAGCTTCTGGCATGCAATTGGATCCGGGCTCTCTCATGGACGTTGTGAATGCCTTATCCAAAAGATCTGCGTTCAGTGTTTGCTACAATCCAAG GGTCAGTTCTTCAGATTTCATCATACCTGTTAACAAGTTCGTAAAGAGCCTTGATTGTTCTTACTCTGCTGGAATGAGGTTCAGGATGCGTTTTGAAACTGAAGATGCTGCAGAACGAAG ATTCACTGGATTAATTGCTGGAATAAGTGATGTGGATCCTCATAGATGGCCTGGATCTAAATGGAAATGCCTATTG GTGAGGTGGGATGACATAGAAGCATCAAGGCATAATAGGGTTTCCCCTTGGGAAATCGAGCCATCTGGTTCTGCTTCCTCTACCAGTAACCTGATGGCAGCAAGTTTGAAGAGGAGCAGGATTGGATTCACTTCGTCCAAGCTAGAATTTCCAGTTCCCA ATGGGATTGGTGTGTCAGACTTTGGGGAATCATTGAGGTTCCGAAAGGTCTTGCAAGGTCAAGAAATTATGGGCATTAATACTCCCTATGACAGTATTAATGCTCAGAGTCCCCGGTTATACGAGCTAGGGAGATGTTATCCCGGTTCAAACTGTTCCGGGATTGCCGCAACAGGAAATATCAGAATGCCACAAGCATCTTCTGATTTTCCCTGTAATGGCATAGGCTTTGGTGAATCTTTCCGATTCCAAAAGGTCTTGCAAGGTCAAGAAATTCTTCCGTGTCCACCACCCTACGGTCGATCCTCGTTTGACGAGTCCCGTGGAAATGGTTTCCTTGGACGCTACGATGGTTATCAACTGCTCGGTTCAAGAAACGGATGGCCAGCACAGATGCATGACAATTCTTCACATTTGCACGCGTCTGTTACAGCTGGACAAGTTTCATCTCCATCATCTGTTTTAATGTTCCAGCAGGCTGTTAATCCAGTTTCAAACTCTCGTTATGATAATCCTAATCGCAGTCAGGGTTCATACATATCTGAACTGAAAAATGGAATGTTCGCATCTTCCTTACTCGACAAGCCTATTCAGGAAAGCACAAATTCTCTCGGCGTACAGAATTTTCTTAATAACAATCAGTTGGATATTTCAAGGTCTCGTGATTCAGCCTCGGCACTAAGAGGCAATCAAGATATGAATTCGACATATAAAAGTGGCTGCAGACTCTTTGGATTTTCATTAACCGACGACACATATGTTGCAAATAAAGAAGCTGCTGTTGCCTCTACCATCACTTCTCAATTCAATAAGGACTACGAAGGCGGTTGA